The genomic interval CGCGGTACTTCGGATCGACCAGGTCGGCGCGGCAGCGCTCGAGCCGGCGCTGGCGCAGGTAGTCCGAAAACGTCACGCCCTCGCGCTCGAACAGCCGCTGGGCATAACGCTGGGACAGGTTCTCCTGCGCCGCGATATCGGCGAGCGACAGGTCCGGCGCCGACAGGCGGGCCTCGATCGCCGTGCAGACGCGGCGGAAATGCGCCGCCTGCACCTGGGTCGTCTCGTCGCCAGCCGACTTGCTCTCGATCGCCAGGGCCGCGCCGACCAGTTCGGTCACGGCAATCTCGATGCCGCCAAGCTCGTCGTCGCCGAGCAGATCGAAGCGACCGGCCAGCGCGTTCATGACCGGCCGGACCGCCGCCGCCGACACGGACGCGCCGAGGACAACCGGCAGGCGGACCCGCCCGTGGCCGAGGCGCGCCAGCAGGCGCGCGCGCGGCAGCTCCAGCGCCAGCAGCTGGAAGTCGCCGCGCAGGTCCATGCTCCAGTCCGCAGCCATGTCGCACACCGACAGGTCGCCGTCGGCGAACTCCAGCTCGCGCCGGTCGGCGAAGATCTGGCCCCGTCCGGCGGCGTGGAACACGATCATCGTCGGCGCGTCGGCGCCCGCGCGCAGGCCGACGATCTTCTGCGCGCTCGCGCCGAGGCGGACAAGCCGCGCCCCCGTCGACGACGGCTTCACCGCCAGGTCGCCGGAGCGGAACGGCGATACCGCGCTCGGCCGGCTGGTCAGCGACAGACGCGCCAGCGCCTCCTGCCACGCCCGCTCGCGGTCGCCGGCAGGATAGGTGTCGACCCGGATCGTGTCTTCGGTGGCGGACATGCCGTCTCCCTCGCACGCGTGCGCTGCAGCGCAGCGCTTCGGCCGCCTGGTCCGGCGGCAGATATACTTTAACCCTTGGCGCCAGTATCCACGAAATCACGGTACGAACTAGATTCCAATTTGACCGTCCGCGCCCAAAAACTTGTCGTCCCGGCTAGGACGGATTCGCGCCAGCGACCGCATCTATTTTTCTATCCATATGTTATATAACGACTTTATTTCCTCTTGCGCCTCTCTCTTTAACCCGTCAGATCCGGTCTGCACCGACTCCGGCATGTTGCTGCGCTGCACATTCTCTGCAAGCCTTCGAGGCGCTCAAAGTCTTTCCCGAGCAAAACTGGAAGGAGATCAGAATGTGTGCAGGTGATGATCATAATTGCCCGGATTTCGAGCAACACAGGCAGAAATTTCTCGAAAACCTCGGCGCCGACCGCCGGACGTTCCTGAAATCGGCGCTGCTGACGGCCGGCGGCGCCGCCGGCTTCGGCGCCTCGTCGCTGGTCGGCCCTGCCCTCGCCCAGGTCTCGGCGGCGCACCAGCCGGCGCAGCGCGCCTTCCACTACCTGCCCGCCACCGACGAGACAGTCCACTGGGGCTACTTCAGCAAGACGCTGAAGCCGAAGATCGAGATCAACTCCGGCGATCTCGTCACCATCGAGGCGCTGACCCATCACGCCGCCGACGACATGGAGCGCATGGTCAAGGGCGATCCCGGCGCGGAGAGCGTCTACCTGTGGACCAAGGACAGGAAGGGCGTGAACCGGCGCGGCGCGGGCCCCGAGGATGCCTCGCTGTTCGGCCGAGGCGCCGGCGAGGGTCTCGGCGTGCACATCTGCACCGGCCCGGTCTACGTGCGCGGCGCCGAGCCCGGCGACGTGCTGGAGGTGCGCATCCTCGACGTCGTCCCCCGTCCCTGCGCCAATCCCGCCTTTGCCGGCAAGGCCTTCGGCAGCAACGCCGCCGCCTGGTGGGGCTTTCACTACAAGGATCTGATCACCGAGCCGAAGACACGCGAGGTGATTACCATCTACGAGATCGACGCCACCGGCGAGCGCAACTGGGCCCAGGCCGTCTACAACTTCCGCTGGACGCCGCAGACCGACCCGTTCGGCGTCGTCCACCCGACGATCGATTACCCGGGCGTGCCGGTCGACCATTCCACCGTGGTCGAGAATCATGACGTGCTCAAGGGCATCCGGGTTCCGGTGCGGCCGCATTTCGGCGTCATAGGCCTGGCGCCGAAGGAGGCGGACATGGTCGATTCGATCCCGCCCAGCTACACCGGCGGCAACATCGACAACTGGCGCATCGGCAAGGGCGCGACCATGTACTATCCGGTCGCGGTCGACGGCGCCCTGCTGTCGGTCGGCGATCCGCACGCCTCCCAGGGCGATTCGGAACTGTGCGGCACGGCGATCGAATGCTCGCTGACCGGCACCTTCCAGATCATCCTGCACAAGAAGGCCGACCTGCCCGGCACTGCCCTCGAAGGCCTGGAGCATCCCATGCTGGAGACGCAGAACGAGTGGCTCGTGCACGGCTTCAGCTACGCCAACTATCTGGAGGAGCTCGGCGGCGACGCCCAGTCGGCGATCTACGACAAGTCGTCGGTGGATCTCGCCCTGCGCGACGCCTTCCGCAAGATGCGCCACTTCCTGATGACCACCCAGGGCCTGACCGAGGACGAGGCGATCTCTCTGATCACCGTCAGCGCAGACTTCGGCATCACCCAGGTCGTCGACGGCAACTGGGGCGTTCACGCCATCATCCGCAAGGACATCTTCGCCGGCCGGGCCTGAGCCCGGCTCGCGGGCCCGACGATCACCGTCGTCGGGCCTCTCCTGTCCCGTTCCGGAAAAACCGGGAAGCGGTCGTCTCGAAGGATGGGGGCGCACCGAGCCCGCCGCGCCGACTCGACCTGAGCCCTGGCGAGGAGGCGCCGGTCAGTTGCGACGGACGAAACAGTCGCCGCCGGCGGCCTTGAGGCTCTCGCACAGGGCGTCGGCGGCCTCCTTGGAGCCGGCCGGGATGCGCACCCGGTAGAAGGTGCCGCGGTCGTCGAGCACCGCCGCCTGGATCACCGGCGTCTGGCCGCCGAGGATCGACGGGAAGCGCCGTTGCAAGCCCTCGTAGGCCGCGCGCGCCTGGTCTTCGCTGCGCTGCGAGGTGATCTGGACCATATAGGTGCCCGGCGCCACCGACGGCCCGCTCGCCGCGGGTGCCGGCGCAACGGGGGCAGGTGCGGCCGGTGCGGCCGCCTGCGGCTGGGTGAGATTCAGCGGCGCGTTGCCGACAGGCACGGCCGGTGCGGGTGCGGCCGGTGCGGCGGCGACACGGGTCGGTCCCTCGTCCGGCTTGCGGCGCGGCAGCACGGACGGCACGTCGGCGGTTTCGGCCGGTGCGCCATCGGCCACGAGAGCGGGCACGGCAGGCGCAAGCGCAGGCCCGGGCGCAGCGGGCGCGGGCGTGAGAGACTCAGGCGGCGCGGCGACGGTAGGTGCCGGCGCTGCCACATCCGGCTGCGCCACGGGCGCTTCCTGGACCGGTGCAGGAACCGTCTGTGGCTGAACGCGCGCAGTATCGATCGTGCGGACACCGTTCTCGGCGGGCCCCTCGTCCTCGCCGCCGGAAATGATCGTGCCGTCCGGGCGTACGACCAGCGTGCGCACACGCTTCGGCCCGGCGACAGGCACCTCGTCGGTCGCCGCCGGGGCCGGCGCGGGCGGCAACGCGGCCGGGGCCGGCGTGTCCTGCAGCACGAGCCGCTCCTCCTGCGGCTGCGGCGTGCCGCCGACGCGGTCGTAGATCAGCTTGGACGGCCGGTCCGCACCTTCGACGGGGGTCTCGTCGGGAAAGACCTTGAGCGGTTCCTCGATGCCGGAAATCACCGGCGGCGGCCCGGAGGGCACATCGACCGAGCTGAAATCCATCAGCGCGAAGGTGGCGCCGCCGACGACCGCCAGGCCGAGCACGGCGGCAGCGGCATACAGGCCCTTGCGCGACCCTGTGCCGTGAGGTGCGGCGGACTGCTCGATCGCGGAATGCGGCGGCAGCACGCCGGCTCCGGCAAGGGTCGGATCGCTTTCGTGCATGGCGCGCGCGACCGCGTCGAGGTCGTAGCCTTCGGGCGGCGGCAGATCTTCGTCCTCGCCGATCTCGTCGGCAAAGGCGTCCTCCGGCAACGCTCCTGCAGCAGCAGGCCAGGCCATGTCGTCGATGTCCGGTTCGATCCGGCCGCGCAGCGGCGCTGCCGGCGCTCGCTCCGGCTCGGGCGTGACGCGGGCAACGGTCGGCTCGATCGATGTCGCACCGTGCTTGAAGGCCTGCTGAACAGCTGGCCGCGCCGGGATCTGCTCGTCCTCGAACAGCGAACCGACGATGTCGTCCAGATCTGCGAAGGCATCCGCCGCCGCGCCGCGGGTCGGCTCGGTCGGATGCCGCGTTGCGACCGGCTGCTGTGCGATGTCCGGTGCCTCGTGGGGCTGGCGCGGCGCCACCGGCGCGTCCAGGTCCCAATCGTCGAAGACGGCCTCGCGGGCCGCCGGTTCGCGGTAGGACGGCTCCCGATAGGCCGGTGCTGCGTGGAGGGGCTCCTCATACGCGGTGTCCTCATACGCAGCCTCCTCGTAGGCAGGCTCCTCGTAGGTAGCCTCCTCGTAGGCAGCCTCCCGGTATGCGGGTTCCTCGTATGCGGGTTCCTCGTATGCGGGTTCCTCGTATGCGGGCTCGTCAGGGACCGTCTGGCCGGGCGCGTCTGCCGCTGCGGCAACGCCGCCGCGCGGCGCCCACCGACGGATCTCGTCATGAGCCT from Polymorphum gilvum SL003B-26A1 carries:
- a CDS encoding acetamidase/formamidase family protein, coding for MCAGDDHNCPDFEQHRQKFLENLGADRRTFLKSALLTAGGAAGFGASSLVGPALAQVSAAHQPAQRAFHYLPATDETVHWGYFSKTLKPKIEINSGDLVTIEALTHHAADDMERMVKGDPGAESVYLWTKDRKGVNRRGAGPEDASLFGRGAGEGLGVHICTGPVYVRGAEPGDVLEVRILDVVPRPCANPAFAGKAFGSNAAAWWGFHYKDLITEPKTREVITIYEIDATGERNWAQAVYNFRWTPQTDPFGVVHPTIDYPGVPVDHSTVVENHDVLKGIRVPVRPHFGVIGLAPKEADMVDSIPPSYTGGNIDNWRIGKGATMYYPVAVDGALLSVGDPHASQGDSELCGTAIECSLTGTFQIILHKKADLPGTALEGLEHPMLETQNEWLVHGFSYANYLEELGGDAQSAIYDKSSVDLALRDAFRKMRHFLMTTQGLTEDEAISLITVSADFGITQVVDGNWGVHAIIRKDIFAGRA
- a CDS encoding SPOR domain-containing protein; its protein translation is MSHRSDYPKSDPYRPADAAGRHQGDSSGGEDPLVELARIVNRNRQAQTADRVQTTDYFAGLEESELLETASAGRGELVGGSEAQRLEPNWPELPSLDELAATAPKALERTPDLFGGWQAPSEAPEQVYEQVGQPVRAPSLDDSLSADLEQSLTAELEDELLGALQASFEPQRTQPDVAQGEAGYDQLAQSVWPAHGEAYGEPGHDQVGHAKSDYVETGYVEADFAELDHVEAGYDAGDHDEGVSGVPRRADAEQNKAAWSPQAHDEIRRWAPRGGVAAAADAPGQTVPDEPAYEEPAYEEPAYEEPAYREAAYEEATYEEPAYEEAAYEDTAYEEPLHAAPAYREPSYREPAAREAVFDDWDLDAPVAPRQPHEAPDIAQQPVATRHPTEPTRGAAADAFADLDDIVGSLFEDEQIPARPAVQQAFKHGATSIEPTVARVTPEPERAPAAPLRGRIEPDIDDMAWPAAAGALPEDAFADEIGEDEDLPPPEGYDLDAVARAMHESDPTLAGAGVLPPHSAIEQSAAPHGTGSRKGLYAAAAVLGLAVVGGATFALMDFSSVDVPSGPPPVISGIEEPLKVFPDETPVEGADRPSKLIYDRVGGTPQPQEERLVLQDTPAPAALPPAPAPAATDEVPVAGPKRVRTLVVRPDGTIISGGEDEGPAENGVRTIDTARVQPQTVPAPVQEAPVAQPDVAAPAPTVAAPPESLTPAPAAPGPALAPAVPALVADGAPAETADVPSVLPRRKPDEGPTRVAAAPAAPAPAVPVGNAPLNLTQPQAAAPAAPAPVAPAPAASGPSVAPGTYMVQITSQRSEDQARAAYEGLQRRFPSILGGQTPVIQAAVLDDRGTFYRVRIPAGSKEAADALCESLKAAGGDCFVRRN